One Papaver somniferum cultivar HN1 chromosome 10, ASM357369v1, whole genome shotgun sequence genomic window carries:
- the LOC113318905 gene encoding dof zinc finger protein DOF1.4-like, giving the protein MLCSSNNNSEKMIISSSTTTNTTTNEWSQRDESTGILMAPNGNNNNRVMEKTATQEQHQQQQQQQQPHLKCPRCDSSNTKFCYYNNYSLTQPRHFCKACKRYWTRGGTLRNVPVGGGYRKNKRVKRPATASSNDTASSNLTTTTNSAAHHHISSNPNQMMSPLFYGLPTNQSSYMNLSFPGCDQHHQSQLSSLGLSYPSIAAMANNNQSHEDYGVGGGYNRTTQVQDLINSSSNSLSSFSLFGSSSPSSRTSALMMFNGTNKESRNNGTTYHQGLLPFQDLQMGMNDDNSRMSRKEVKNEDGNNNHSNNENGNNKIEWNNLPCQSQVGAADSSLFWNSNMTSTFGTWPDLANYGSSVTSLI; this is encoded by the exons ATGTTGTGTAGTAGTAATAACAACTCTGAGAAAATGATCATCTCTTCTTCAACAACTACTAATACTACTACTAATGAATGGTCACAG AGAGATGAGAGTACTGGAATATTAATGGCTCCAAATGGTAATAACAATAATAGGGTTATGGAGAAAACAGCAACCCAAGAAcagcatcagcaacaacaacaacagcagcaacctcATTTGAAATGTCCTCGTTGTGATTCTTCAAACACAAAGTTTTGTTACTACAACAACTATAGTTTAACTCAACCAAGACATTTCTGCAAAGCTTGTAAGCGTTATTGGACCAGAGGTGGAACTTTGCGTAACGTTCCAGTCGGTGGTGGTTATAGGAAGAATAAAAGGGTTAAAAGGCCAGCTACCGCCTCTAGTAACGATACGGCGTCCTCAAATCTAACAACTACCACAAATAGCGCTGCTCATCACCATATCTCTAGCAACCCTAACCAGATGATGAGTCCATTGTTTTATGGATTACCTACAAATCAATCTTCTTATATGAATCTCTCATTTCCTGGTTGTGATCAACATCATCAGTCTCAGTTAAGCAGTCTGGGGTTGAGTTATCCTTCAATCGCAGCCATGGCTAATAATAATCAATCTCATGAAGATTATGGAGTCGGTGGCGGGTATAATCGTACCACTCAAGTTCAAGATTTGATCAACTCATCTTCAAATTCACTTTCTAGTTTTTCGCTCTTCGGATCTTCATCTCCTTCTTCAAGAACTTCTGCCTTGATGATGTTTAATGGTACTAATAAAGAAAGCAGGAACAACGGTACTACTTATCACCAGGGCTTGCTGCCTTTCCAAGACCTACAAATGGGAATGAATGATGACAACTCGAGGATGTCAaggaaagaagtgaagaatgaagATGGTAATAATAATCACAGCAACAACGAAAATGGTAACAACAAGATCGAGTGGAATAATCTTCCATGCCAAAGTCAGGTAGGCGCCGCCGATTCGTCTCTTTTTTGGAACTCAAATATGACCAGTACTTTTGGTACTTGGCCCGACCTTGCTAACTACGGGTCGTCAGTCACTTCCCTGATCTAG